One region of Oncorhynchus mykiss isolate Arlee chromosome 8, USDA_OmykA_1.1, whole genome shotgun sequence genomic DNA includes:
- the opn8a gene encoding opsin-5, with protein MEEDNKYMSKLSPTVDYWAGMYLVVIAVLSVLGNAAVLLTSALRPTHLKAPELLTVNLAVTDIGMALSMYPLSIASLFNHAWIGGNSSCLYYGLMGMIFGTASIMTLAVMGLVRYLVTGNPPKTGNKFQRRTITMVISVIWLYSGLWAVFPLLGWGGYGPEPFGVACSVDWASYQDSLNRSTFIMSLSILCTFIPCLVILFSYFGIAWKLHKAYQAIQSSDFHYGHIERKVTLMAVLISSGFIVAWSPYVVLSFWSMFHTKGKDSLAPVVSLLPCLFAKGSTAYNPFIYYIFRRSFRRQLQVLICCSAQPDSPSCRETGEGRQSVRSDLLQSFPDDKNRAPLVGKLGTAELERV; from the exons CGGTGCTCTCAGTGCTGGGTAATGCTGCAGTCCTGCTGACCTCAGCACTGCGGCCGACTCATCTCAAGGCCCCGGAGCTCCTGACAGTCAACCTGGCTGTGACGGACATCGGCATGGCTCTCAGCATGTACCCCCTATCCATTGCCTCGCTCTTCAACCACGCCTGGATTGGAGGGAATTCCTCCTGCCTCTACTATGGCCTGATGGGGATGATCTTCGGCACGGCCAGCATCATGACCCTGGCTGTCATGGGTTTGGTACGATACCTGGTGACAGGAAACCCACCTAAAACAG GTAACAAGTTCCAGCGTCGGACCATCACCATGGTGATCAGTGTGATCTGGCTGTACTCTGGGCTGTGGGCTGTGTTCCCTCTACTGGGATGGGGTGGCTACGGACCGGAGCCCTTCGGGGTGGCCTGTTCCGTGGACTGGGCCAGTTACCAAGACTCCCTGAACCGTTCCACCTTCATCATGTCTCTGTCTATCCTCTGCACCTTCATCCCCTGCCTCGTCATCCTCTTCTCCTATTTCGGCATAGCCTGGAAACTCCACAAGGCCTACCAGGCCATCCAAAGCAGCGACTTCCACTACGGACACATCGAGAGGAAGGTCACTCTG ATGGCGGTGTTGATCAGCTCTGGGTTCATCGTAGCCTGGTCTCCCTACGTGGTGCTCAGCTTTTGGAGTATGTTCCACACCAAGGGGAAGGACAGCCTGGCCCCCGTGGTCTCCTTGCTGCCCTGCCTGTTCGCTAAAGGTTCCACGGCCTACAACCCTTTCATCTACTACATCTTCAGACGCTCCTTTAGACGCCAGCTCCAGGTCCTGATCTGCTGCTCTGCCCAACCAGACTCACCTTCGtgtagggagacaggagagggcaGGCAGAGTGTAAGGTCTGACCTACTACAGAGCTTTCCGGATGATAAGAATAGAGCTCCCTTGGTGGGGAAGTTGGGAACTGCGGAGCTGGAAAGAGTCTGA